From Medicago truncatula cultivar Jemalong A17 chromosome 7, MtrunA17r5.0-ANR, whole genome shotgun sequence, a single genomic window includes:
- the LOC11418753 gene encoding uncharacterized protein: protein MASSSATKSVDKVTLRVMVDKERNKVLYAEAGKDFIEVLFSFLTLPLGTAVKFGSISSLYQSVANLDEQYLWTRTCKEMLLRPRNSMESYCQKMKLNIDDTEPMKHFICGNWDCVRKERGNLLSIFRNQMCSCGRVMDKVFSPPPQLESLRLGSGLVKETAAFIISDDLCVMPNDFGTVIQLLQKLEISDIDAITEQTVDISKKEVIDILKLSLVSKTSLTDLIFKKKYSEVVNGLKDPICKIGKATSEGGRQISVKVVRRKSTGDILFAEAGDDFINFIFSFLTLPLGGVLHMLEGFSSLNSIDNLYKSLTELSSECYLILKHLKEKLISPPIAAQFGFDNQIIPIGVASSPVYYCHSYIHIGQYTRALTASNTHIVRYPAEKFVLLNLVDPKLSASNASSRGEFAKGPSVYMVTVDLAITPMSSFTAISHLNSSNVSLNDVEERVVRIGQKEGLCILKAWMNSTSGMTNGLNQFITNIKEEK, encoded by the exons ATGGCATCTAGCAGTGCAACTAAATCAGTTGACAAAGTTACATTGAGGGTTATGGTGGACAAAGAAAGGAACAAAGTTTTGTATGCTGAGGCAGGGAAGGATTTTATTGAAGTTCTATTCAGCTTCTTAACATTGCCTTTAGGTACTGCTGTCAAATTTGGCAGCATTAGCTCACTATATCAAAGTGTGGCAAATCTTGATGAACAATATCTATGGACTCGTACTTGCAAGGAAATGCTACTTAGGCCAAGAAATTCCATGGAAAGTTATTGTCAGAAGATGAAACTGAATATCGACGACACAGAACCCATGAAACACTTCATCTGTGGGAACTGGGATTGTGTTAGAAAGGAGAGAGGGAACCTTTTGAGCATATTTAGGAATCAAATGTGCAGTTGTGGTCGAGTAATGGACAAAGTATTTTCTCCACCGCCTCAACTGGAAAGTCTGAGATTAGGAAGCGGGCTTGTTAAGGAAACTGCTGCATTTATTATTTCCGACGATCTTTGTGTGATGCCTAATGATTTTGGAACAGTTATACAACTACTTCAAAAGCTAGAAATATCTGATATTGACGCTATTACAGAACAAACTGTTGATATCAGCAAGAAAGAG GTCATAGATATTCTTAAGTTGTCCTTGGTCTCAAAGACCTCTTTGACAGACCTCatctttaaaaagaaatattctGAAGTTGTCAATGGTCTCAAAGATCCAATATGTAAGATTGGAAAAGCGACATCCGAAGGAGGTAGGCAGATATCTGTGAAAGTAGTGAGAAGAAAATCAACTGGAGATATTTTGTTTGCTGAAGCAGGCGAtgattttattaactttattttcagttttctaactctccccttagGAGGAGTGTTGCATATGCTTGAAGGTTTCTCTTCTCTAAACAGCATCGATAATTTATACAAAAGCTTGACTGAGTTGAGTTCCGAATGTTATTTAATCTTGAAACATCTTAAAGAGAAGCTAATTAGCCCTCCCATTGCTGCACAATTTGGGTTTGACAACCAAATAATTCCAATTGGAGTAGCTTCCTCACCTGTCTATTATTGTCATTCGTACATTCATATTGGTCAGTATACTCGCGCACTAACTGCTTCAAACACGCATATTGTCCGTTATCCTGCTGAAAAGTTTGTACTTTTAAATTTGGTTGATCCTAAGCTATCTGCTTCAAACGCATCAAGTCGTGGAGAATTTGCAAAAGGGCCATCAGTATACATGGTGACAGTTGACTTGGCTATTACTCCAATGTCATCCTTCACTGCTATATCACATTTAAATAGTTCAAATGTTTCTCTAAATGATGTGGAAGAAAGGGTTGTTAGAATTGGTCAGAAGGAG GGTCTCTGCATTCTAAAAGCTTGGATGAATTCAACGTCTGGAATGACAAATGGGCTAAACCAATTCATAACAAACATTAAGGAGGAGAAATGA
- the LOC11423811 gene encoding tyrosine decarboxylase 1, which translates to MNPLDTTEFKKQGHMMIDFLADYYENISNYPVLSQVEPNYLKKLLPTFAPSNPEPIETILEDYQKYIIPGITHWQSPNYFAYFPSSGSTAGFLGEMLSTGLNVVGFNWISSPAATELENVVIDWLGEILNLPKSFLFKGGGGGVLLGTTCEGILGTLVVARDKILSKIGSENAGKLVVYGSDQTHCAVQKAAHIIGINPKNFRAIKTKKLNSFTLLPESLLSTIENDLKNGLVPCFLCVTVGTTSTTAIDPVRKLCNVAKDYGIWVHIDAAYAGSACICPEFRYLIDGVEDADSFSLNAHKWFLTNLDCCCLWLKDPNSLIKCLSTTNSEYLENSASNSKQVVDYKDWQVTLSRRFRALKVWFVLRSYGVENLRNFLRNHVEMAKTFEGLVKMDKRFEIIVPRKLAVVCFRILPYGKKVADGKVTNGEAKLISSEDVVANEINRKLLDSINASGDVYMTHAVVEGVFVIRCAIGATLTEELHVVKAWKVVQEHADVILKDNMSRIFVQKRTIGYIGYNFAIEK; encoded by the coding sequence ATGAACCCACTAGATACTACAGAATTCAAGAAACAAGGTCACATGATGATTGATTTCCTTGCTGATTATTATGAAAACATTTCAAACTATCCTGTCCTAAGTCAAGTAGAACCAAACTACCTCAAAAAACTGTTACCTACTTTTGCCCCTTCAAATCCTGAACCTATTGAAACCATCCTTGAAGATTATCAAAAATACATAATCCCAGGTATAACACATTGGCAAAGTCCTAATTACTTTGCTTATTTTCCATCAAGTGGTAGCACAGCAGGGTTCTTAGGAGAAATGTTAAGCACTGGATTGAATGTTGTTGGATTTAACTGGATTTCATCACCAGCTGCTACAGAACTAGAAAATGTTGTTATAGATTGGCTTGGTGAAATTTTGAATCTTCCTAAGAGTTTTCTTTTtaaaggtggtggtggtggtgttttATTAGGCACAACCTGTGAAGGTATTTTGGGAACTCTTGTTGTTGCTAGAGATAAAATTCTTAGCAAAATTGGTAGTGAAAATGCAGGTAAACTTGTTGTTTATGGCTCTGATCAAACACATTGTGCAGTTCAAAAAGCAGCTCATATAATAGGAATTAACCCGAAAAATTTCCGAGCTATTAAGACTAAGAAGTTAAATTCATTCACTTTGTTGCCTGAATCATTGTTATCAAcaattgaaaatgatttgaaaaaTGGTTTGGTTCCTTGCTTTCTTTGTGTAACTGTTGGCACAACTTCAACAACCGCAATTGATCCGGTAAGAAAATTGTGTAATGTTGCGAAAGATTATGGAATTTGGGTTCATATTGATGCTGCTTATGCTGGCAGTGCTTGTATTTGTCCAGAGTTTAGATATTTGATTGATGGTGTTGAAGATGCTGATTCTTTTAGTCTTAATGCTCATAAATGGTTTTTGACTAATTTAGATTGCTGTTGTCTTTGGTTAAAGGATCCAAATTCTTTGATAAAGTGTTTGTCAACGACGAATTCAGAGTATTTGGAGAATAGTGCTTCTAATTCAAAACAAGTGGTTGATTACAAAGATTGGCAGGTAACTTTAAGCCGAAGATTTCGCGCTTTGAAGGTATGGTTTGTTCTTAGAAGCTATGGTGTTGAAAATCTTAGGAATTTTTTAAGGAACCATGTTGAAATGGCTAAAACTTTTGAAGGGTTGGTGAAAATGGACAAAAGGTTTGAAATTATTGTACCTAGAAAACTTGCTGTTGTTTGTTTTAGGATTTTACCATATGGTAAAAAAGTTGCTGATGGAAAGGTAACAAATGGAGAAGCTAAATTAATTAGTAGTGAAGATGTTGTTGCTAATGAGATTAATCGTAAGTTGTTGGATTCTATCAATGCTTCAGGTGATGTGTACATGACGCATGCTGTGGTTGAAGGAGTTTTTGTGATTAGGTGTGCTATTGGAGCAACTTTAACAGAGGAACTGCATGTGGTGAAGGCTTGGAAGGTTGTACAAGAACATGCAGATGTGATTCTAAAAGATAACATGAGTCGTATATTTGTCCAGAAACGGACTATTGGCTACATTGGTTACAACTTtgcaattgaaaaataa